Proteins from one Cellulosilyticum lentocellum DSM 5427 genomic window:
- a CDS encoding radical SAM/SPASM domain-containing protein, with amino-acid sequence MRVHYIEEDSCTIAYFPRTLRYFVVNETMKDFINAVEEGVSRESIISRLEISEDQYDAFNEKIRVCLGDNDYLVDEYSTKKLFLEKLSLNISNDCNLRCKYCYANGGKYHSSRQIMTQETAHRALEIFFNHFDTIEKVALFGGEPTQNMEVIRYVCEYVYEKNEKTGQKTYLGMVTNGTQVTDELIELINKYDIQVTISFDGTKEAQDVARVFANGEGTAQVVMDNIRKLQQYTSQPASIEVTYHKYHQENQMKVMDIVRSIKQQIGDVDIHIVPMGCNQREPIKELMLDNLDEFLDAIDEALSEKGEGLSYTFLDCILESLTKKTPSKYICDAAINALSVSTNGDIYPCSVLTDMKDEWGGSIYNENVLDEQQFEYMINRYLKFNKIENEKCSKCFAHTACFACLGMNAITNGSPFELDESLCELNRQMLEKIIIKLNDLQREARRNELLA; translated from the coding sequence ATGAGGGTCCATTATATAGAAGAAGACTCATGCACAATAGCATATTTTCCAAGAACATTAAGGTATTTTGTTGTGAATGAAACCATGAAAGATTTTATTAATGCAGTAGAAGAAGGGGTGAGCAGGGAAAGTATTATTTCTAGATTAGAGATAAGTGAGGACCAGTATGATGCATTTAATGAAAAGATACGAGTGTGTTTGGGAGATAATGATTATTTAGTTGATGAATATAGTACTAAAAAACTATTCCTTGAAAAATTATCATTAAATATAAGTAACGATTGTAATTTAAGATGTAAATATTGTTATGCAAATGGAGGTAAATACCATTCATCTAGGCAAATAATGACGCAAGAGACGGCACATCGCGCATTAGAGATATTTTTTAATCATTTTGATACCATTGAAAAAGTGGCTCTTTTTGGAGGGGAACCTACTCAAAATATGGAAGTTATCAGGTATGTATGTGAGTATGTATATGAAAAAAATGAAAAGACAGGGCAAAAAACATATTTAGGAATGGTTACTAATGGTACACAAGTAACAGATGAATTGATTGAACTCATTAACAAGTATGATATCCAAGTAACTATTAGTTTTGATGGCACCAAAGAAGCACAAGATGTGGCAAGAGTATTTGCTAATGGAGAAGGTACGGCTCAAGTTGTTATGGACAATATTAGAAAGCTTCAACAATACACTTCACAGCCAGCAAGTATAGAGGTAACCTATCATAAGTATCATCAGGAAAATCAAATGAAGGTTATGGATATTGTAAGAAGTATTAAGCAACAGATTGGGGATGTAGATATTCATATTGTCCCCATGGGATGTAATCAAAGGGAACCAATTAAGGAGTTAATGTTAGATAATCTAGATGAATTTTTAGATGCTATTGATGAGGCGCTTTCGGAAAAAGGAGAGGGGCTATCGTATACTTTTTTAGATTGTATTTTGGAGTCACTGACTAAAAAGACACCATCTAAGTATATTTGTGATGCAGCCATTAATGCATTATCTGTTAGTACCAATGGTGATATTTACCCCTGTTCTGTATTAACAGATATGAAAGATGAGTGGGGAGGATCTATTTATAACGAGAATGTATTAGATGAGCAACAATTTGAATATATGATAAATAGATATTTAAAGTTTAATAAAATAGAAAATGAGAAGTGCAGTAAGTGCTTTGCACATACAGCATGTTTTGCATGCTTAGGTATGAATGCTATTACTAATGGAAGCCCGTTTGAACTAGATGAAAGCTTATGTGAGTTAAATAGGCAAATGCTAGAGAAGATAATAATAAAGCTTAATGATCTACAGAGAGAGGCAAGGAGAAATGAACTCCTAGCTTAG
- a CDS encoding HlyD family efflux transporter periplasmic adaptor subunit, with the protein MTPVIKDIREVTDSKEMYESKPHPFLTIFIYIILVSIILVGIWMYFGEIDIVSKGRGVVRPNENVSMIRNKVQGEIASCDLEEGKIVKKGDVLFTIVYDDLEIKRLQAEEVLKDTEQRLNLLKKLESSIEQDANLFSQDTEIEYYQRYVKYKQDYMSLSNNVNIQNKTDEIATTQTKFSKEGYQEKINEYMEDYEKLKQYQQSIEKGQNIFTDKQCTYALDFNNYLIKIKQLQKNIVDKQFTYSLNSELKENDLVAEKEYEASKEALELAENELVQLKTATLKSVQDEMKQIESNKKLAEQEMNKLIIDDGLTQTNVAQRELALKKYKTDALVELYNQIEEQEALYQSQKRELESTQLAIANCTIKSPIDGTVHITQEVSTGDLIASGTDIATIIPINDTMYKIEIFMPNSEIAGLKIGDQIKYKFDALPYKEYGQLEGTIGNISSDAKVSDAQGISGYIVEGSISNETVYSYKNEPAEIKIGMTCEAHVITERKKILFYLLEKINLMD; encoded by the coding sequence ATGACACCAGTTATTAAGGATATAAGAGAAGTTACTGATAGTAAAGAAATGTATGAAAGCAAACCGCATCCTTTTCTTACTATATTTATCTACATAATATTAGTGAGCATTATATTGGTAGGGATATGGATGTATTTTGGAGAGATAGATATTGTGTCAAAGGGGAGGGGGGTGGTACGACCTAATGAAAATGTTAGTATGATTCGCAATAAAGTCCAAGGAGAAATAGCTAGCTGTGATTTAGAGGAGGGTAAGATAGTAAAAAAAGGAGATGTACTTTTTACCATTGTCTATGACGATTTGGAGATTAAACGCTTGCAAGCAGAGGAAGTATTAAAAGATACGGAGCAAAGGCTAAATTTACTAAAAAAGCTCGAAAGTAGCATAGAACAAGATGCTAATCTTTTTTCACAGGATACAGAAATAGAGTATTATCAGCGTTATGTTAAATACAAACAAGACTATATGAGTCTTAGTAACAATGTAAACATTCAAAATAAAACAGATGAGATCGCAACAACGCAAACAAAGTTTAGCAAAGAAGGTTACCAAGAAAAGATAAATGAATATATGGAGGATTATGAAAAACTTAAACAGTATCAGCAATCAATAGAAAAAGGACAAAACATATTTACAGATAAACAGTGTACATATGCGCTAGACTTTAATAACTATCTTATTAAAATAAAACAGCTTCAAAAAAACATTGTGGATAAACAGTTTACCTATAGCCTTAATAGTGAATTAAAGGAAAATGATCTTGTAGCAGAGAAAGAGTATGAGGCTTCTAAAGAAGCTTTAGAATTGGCAGAGAATGAATTAGTTCAGCTAAAGACAGCTACTCTTAAAAGTGTACAAGATGAAATGAAGCAAATAGAAAGTAATAAGAAGTTAGCAGAGCAAGAGATGAACAAACTGATTATAGATGATGGTCTTACACAGACTAATGTAGCACAAAGGGAATTGGCTCTAAAAAAGTATAAAACAGATGCTCTAGTTGAACTTTATAATCAAATAGAAGAACAAGAGGCTTTGTACCAATCACAAAAAAGAGAATTAGAAAGTACTCAGCTAGCTATTGCAAACTGTACTATTAAATCACCTATAGATGGAACGGTTCATATAACTCAGGAAGTAAGTACGGGGGACCTTATAGCTTCAGGAACAGATATTGCAACCATTATCCCTATAAATGACACTATGTATAAGATAGAAATTTTTATGCCTAATAGTGAGATAGCTGGTCTTAAGATTGGAGATCAAATTAAATACAAGTTTGATGCCTTACCATATAAGGAATATGGGCAACTTGAAGGAACTATAGGAAATATATCTTCAGATGCTAAGGTAAGTGACGCCCAAGGAATAAGTGGCTACATTGTAGAAGGAAGCATTAGTAATGAAACTGTGTATAGCTATAAAAATGAACCAGCAGAAATAAAAATAGGTATGACTTGTGAAGCACATGTCATTACTGAGCGAAAGAAAATATTGTTTTATTTATTGGAGAAAATAAATCTAATGGATTAA
- a CDS encoding TraB/GumN family protein → MKTLQLKKKINIWLLCLCIIITTIVPTYANDPQTPQISKWALWTLNEGENYGIFPMEWYYDGFQEQITTEKLQSLLQGVDHKFASLELKVKKDYIKEPIDNPLTRRGVIEALFATLAKYEGIEDSSGVDYFKQQGLLSGTKQGLELDSVCTTQQAVVLAIRFVEHTYKGLDAGAKGFAWQAKKGGNTVYLLGSIHVGTSEMYPLSNTLKEAFSKADTLVVEANILTQNEQMNQFIQMAMYADGTTIKDHVSKETYDKLVKVLTTFKLPIDQMQQFKPWSIANDLNVISTSQTGTIEGAQEAATQGVDMYFLLRGMGEEKRTVELEGLIYQGKLFDNLSAEYQEDYLNAVLDSILNPATEEEISEVDLIAEWQQDWIAGDIEGFKASYAKLMEGDSDELSEMLFGVRDKDMAEKIAKMLEQEGENTYFVVVGAGHFTVEGTVLDQLKEKGYDIKPLYK, encoded by the coding sequence ATGAAAACTTTACAATTAAAGAAAAAAATAAATATATGGCTACTATGTTTATGCATAATCATAACAACTATTGTACCTACTTATGCCAATGATCCACAAACACCACAAATCAGCAAATGGGCCCTATGGACACTTAATGAGGGAGAAAATTATGGGATTTTTCCTATGGAGTGGTACTATGACGGCTTCCAAGAACAAATCACAACAGAGAAGCTACAAAGCCTTTTACAGGGGGTTGATCATAAGTTTGCATCTTTAGAATTAAAAGTAAAAAAAGATTATATAAAAGAACCAATTGATAATCCTCTAACAAGAAGAGGTGTAATAGAAGCACTTTTTGCTACTTTAGCAAAGTATGAGGGTATAGAGGATAGTAGTGGCGTGGATTACTTTAAGCAACAAGGGCTTTTGTCAGGAACCAAACAAGGATTAGAACTAGATAGTGTATGTACAACCCAGCAAGCTGTAGTATTAGCCATAAGATTTGTTGAACATACTTACAAAGGATTGGATGCTGGGGCAAAAGGTTTTGCTTGGCAAGCAAAAAAAGGCGGTAATACTGTTTATCTATTAGGCTCTATTCATGTAGGTACATCAGAAATGTATCCACTGAGCAATACTTTAAAGGAAGCATTTAGTAAGGCGGATACTCTTGTGGTGGAAGCTAATATACTTACTCAAAATGAGCAAATGAACCAATTTATACAGATGGCAATGTATGCTGATGGAACAACTATTAAAGATCATGTTTCAAAAGAAACTTATGATAAGCTAGTAAAAGTACTCACTACGTTTAAACTCCCTATAGATCAAATGCAGCAATTTAAACCATGGAGCATTGCGAATGATTTAAATGTAATCAGTACGAGCCAAACTGGAACAATAGAAGGTGCACAAGAAGCTGCAACACAAGGCGTAGATATGTACTTTTTACTAAGGGGTATGGGTGAAGAAAAAAGGACTGTGGAATTAGAAGGACTTATTTACCAAGGAAAGCTTTTTGATAATTTATCAGCCGAATATCAAGAGGATTATTTAAATGCAGTACTTGATAGTATTTTAAATCCAGCAACTGAGGAAGAAATAAGCGAAGTAGATTTAATAGCTGAGTGGCAACAAGATTGGATTGCAGGAGATATTGAAGGATTTAAGGCTAGTTATGCAAAACTGATGGAAGGGGATAGTGATGAACTATCAGAAATGTTATTTGGTGTCAGAGATAAAGATATGGCAGAAAAAATAGCAAAGATGTTAGAACAAGAAGGAGAAAATACATATTTTGTAGTTGTGGGAGCAGGACACTTTACAGTAGAGGGAACAGTGTTAGATCAACTGAAAGAAAAAGGCTATGATATTAAACCACTTTATAAGTAG
- a CDS encoding energy-coupling factor transporter transmembrane component T family protein yields MPNVTLGYLEADSPIHRLTGATKLICLIFCSLTAMLTYDTRVLAMLLILSLICFKVSQIKFKDVAFVVYFILAFLLINNIAIFIFSPMEGCKIYGSTTVLFKIVGPYTVTVEQLFYQLNVTLKYFAVIPIALLFIVATHPSEFAASLNHIGVSYKLSYAVAIALRYIPDIQRDYREIAFAAQARGIDLSSKEKLTKRIKNMSTILIPLIFSSLERIETISCAMELRSFGTQKKRTWYSSRPFVKRDYIAIVGVVLIFALSLWMTLKNGGRFYNPFV; encoded by the coding sequence ATGCCAAATGTAACACTCGGATATCTTGAGGCAGATTCCCCTATTCACCGTTTAACTGGAGCTACTAAACTAATCTGTTTAATTTTTTGCTCCTTAACTGCTATGCTTACTTATGATACAAGAGTATTAGCTATGTTACTTATATTGAGCTTAATTTGCTTTAAAGTATCTCAGATTAAGTTTAAGGATGTGGCTTTTGTAGTTTACTTTATATTAGCCTTCCTTTTAATTAATAATATTGCTATTTTTATTTTTTCACCTATGGAAGGTTGTAAGATTTATGGTAGTACTACAGTATTATTTAAAATAGTAGGGCCTTATACCGTAACTGTAGAGCAATTATTCTATCAGCTCAATGTAACACTTAAGTATTTTGCAGTTATTCCAATTGCTTTATTATTCATTGTAGCTACTCACCCAAGTGAATTTGCTGCTTCTTTAAATCATATCGGAGTAAGCTATAAACTTTCTTATGCAGTAGCTATTGCCCTAAGATATATTCCAGATATCCAAAGAGATTATAGAGAAATTGCTTTTGCCGCACAAGCAAGAGGAATTGATCTATCTAGTAAAGAAAAACTAACAAAACGTATTAAAAATATGAGCACCATTTTGATACCACTGATTTTTAGCAGCTTAGAACGTATTGAAACCATTAGCTGTGCTATGGAACTGCGTTCTTTTGGAACTCAGAAGAAACGTACTTGGTATAGCAGTAGGCCTTTTGTTAAAAGAGATTATATTGCTATTGTAGGAGTCGTTCTAATATTTGCTCTTTCTTTATGGATGACTCTAAAAAATGGTGGGCGCTTCTATAATCCTTTTGTATAA
- a CDS encoding peptidase domain-containing ABC transporter, whose product MTKRYQCIKQYDITDCGAACLATICKQYGLKTPITKIREVAGTDTQGTNAYGVIKAAEQLGFSAKGVKGNQEAFFSEFPLPAIAHVVVNDSLLHYVVVHKITQKEIVIADPGKGIVKYTPEDFFKIWTGVLILLVPNQTFKKGKETKGLFERFFHLLLPQKNLLIQVFLASLIYTLLGILGAFYMKELLDNILPYGLMKTLHILSLGIIGLYILQVVLSGFRAHLLLYLSQKLDIALLLGYYEHVLKLPMNFFGTRKVGEIISRFQDAGHVRDAISGATLTIMIDTLMVLIGGIILYMQNALLFGVAFIIVGLYAVIVFGFNKALKKGNQKQMEENAQLTSYLVESLNGIQTVKAFNAERKVNLETEGRFIKLLRSIFKLTLTTNVQAILKGLVELIGGVVILWVGAYQVLKGNMSVGSLITFNSLLGYFLGPMKNLINLQPELQTAIVAAERLGEILDLDIECDENEEKKIKPNKFEGNIQLKNIDFRYGTRQLILKNISMNIQKGERIALVGESGCGKTTLVKLLLNFYPIEKGEILIDGNNVLDINRESLRERIAYVPQETFLFSGTIIENLSLGSSQIEMEQIVEAAKMARAHDFINELPLRYNTHLEENGANLSGGQRQRLAITRAILKKPDILILDEATSNLDSITEAAIENTINTFSKGMTTIIIAHRLSTIKRCDKIFVMDKGEIIEQGSHQELMSQKGRYHKLWQEQLPEVSQQIEADLIEEIAATKEEVSYDTSY is encoded by the coding sequence ATGACTAAAAGATATCAATGTATCAAACAGTATGATATTACAGATTGTGGGGCGGCATGTCTTGCAACTATTTGTAAACAATACGGTCTTAAAACGCCCATCACTAAAATCCGTGAAGTAGCAGGAACAGACACACAAGGAACTAATGCTTACGGTGTGATTAAAGCTGCTGAGCAATTAGGTTTTAGTGCCAAGGGAGTTAAAGGAAATCAAGAAGCCTTTTTCAGTGAATTTCCATTACCAGCTATTGCCCATGTTGTAGTGAATGATTCATTACTACATTATGTAGTTGTACATAAAATTACACAAAAAGAAATCGTTATAGCTGACCCAGGTAAGGGAATTGTGAAGTACACACCAGAGGATTTTTTTAAGATCTGGACGGGTGTGCTTATTTTGCTTGTTCCAAATCAAACCTTTAAAAAAGGAAAGGAGACAAAAGGACTATTTGAACGATTTTTTCACCTTCTGTTACCTCAGAAGAATTTACTCATACAAGTATTTTTAGCATCACTTATTTATACTTTATTAGGTATATTAGGTGCATTTTATATGAAGGAGCTATTAGATAATATCCTGCCATATGGTCTGATGAAGACATTACATATTCTATCTCTTGGAATTATTGGGTTATATATTCTTCAAGTTGTATTAAGTGGATTCCGTGCACATTTACTATTATATTTAAGCCAAAAGTTAGATATAGCATTACTACTAGGATATTACGAGCATGTACTAAAACTTCCTATGAATTTTTTTGGGACAAGGAAAGTTGGAGAAATTATTTCTCGTTTTCAAGATGCTGGACATGTGAGGGATGCTATATCCGGTGCTACCCTTACCATTATGATTGATACGTTAATGGTGCTTATAGGGGGCATTATTCTTTATATGCAAAATGCATTACTTTTTGGAGTAGCATTTATTATTGTTGGTTTATATGCAGTCATAGTTTTTGGATTTAATAAAGCATTAAAAAAAGGAAATCAAAAGCAAATGGAAGAAAATGCTCAGCTTACCTCTTATCTGGTTGAATCTTTAAATGGTATACAAACAGTGAAGGCATTTAACGCAGAGAGGAAAGTTAATCTGGAAACAGAAGGAAGATTTATTAAACTTCTGAGAAGCATCTTTAAATTAACGCTTACAACTAATGTACAAGCTATTCTTAAAGGTTTAGTTGAACTTATAGGTGGGGTAGTCATTTTGTGGGTAGGAGCATATCAAGTTTTAAAAGGAAATATGTCAGTAGGAAGTCTTATCACTTTTAATTCATTATTAGGCTATTTTTTAGGACCTATGAAAAATTTAATCAATTTACAGCCAGAGCTTCAAACTGCAATAGTAGCAGCAGAGCGTTTAGGGGAAATATTAGACTTGGATATTGAATGTGATGAAAATGAGGAGAAGAAAATAAAGCCGAATAAATTCGAAGGAAATATTCAGTTGAAAAATATAGATTTCAGATATGGAACAAGGCAACTCATATTAAAGAATATTAGTATGAATATACAAAAGGGTGAACGTATTGCCCTTGTAGGAGAAAGTGGTTGTGGGAAGACAACCTTGGTGAAACTACTACTTAATTTTTATCCTATTGAAAAAGGAGAAATTCTTATAGATGGGAATAATGTCTTAGACATCAACAGAGAATCATTAAGAGAACGAATTGCTTATGTACCACAAGAAACATTTTTATTTAGTGGAACGATAATAGAAAACTTATCTTTAGGTTCTAGCCAGATAGAGATGGAACAAATAGTAGAAGCGGCCAAGATGGCAAGAGCGCATGATTTTATTAATGAATTACCCCTAAGGTATAATACACACCTAGAAGAAAACGGTGCTAACCTTTCGGGTGGTCAAAGACAACGTTTAGCAATCACAAGAGCAATACTAAAAAAACCAGATATTTTGATCTTAGATGAAGCGACAAGTAATTTAGATTCAATTACAGAGGCAGCTATTGAAAATACAATTAATACCTTTAGTAAAGGAATGACAACAATCATTATTGCTCATCGTCTAAGTACCATTAAGCGTTGTGACAAAATCTTTGTTATGGATAAGGGTGAAATCATTGAACAAGGAAGTCATCAAGAGCTTATGTCACAAAAAGGTAGATATCATAAACTTTGGCAAGAACAACTTCCAGAAGTTAGTCAGCAAATAGAAGCAGATTTAATAGAAGAAATTGCTGCAACTAAAGAGGAGGTAAGTTATGACACCAGTTATTAA
- a CDS encoding ABC transporter ATP-binding protein translates to MKKSVIEFNNFSFQYRVQYEPTLKNINLTIYEGEKVLILGPSGSGKSTLGATLNGLIPFRAEGTSTGSLKINGKETATLSLFELSQMVGTVLQDPDSQFIGLTVGEDMAFSLENKCIAQNEMKKKVSEVASIVEVDDFLNVAPHSLSGGQKQRVTLGGTLVSDADILLFDEPLANLDPATGEKAIDLIHQVHEQTGKTIIIIEHRLEDVLHRPIDRIIVMNQGHILLDTTPNRLFKEDTLKQNGIREPLYITALKYAGCDLKAFDKVEPLDQINLKGCKEKLEAFMNNTLEIKDKVNDDVLLEFEEVNFSYDRSKALLKDINLKLYKGEILSIVGKNGAGKSTLSKLICGFYKPTKGRLLLKGQDMKHLTIKERCESIGVVLQNPNQMISKPMLYDEVALALRNQGLPEAEVKARVYETLKVCGLYQMRHWPISALSFGQKKRVTIASILVSKPEILILDEPTAGQDFKHYTEMMEFLKSLNDDGITIIMITHDMHLMLEYTDRAIVLADGKILADDTVTHVLTTSTIITPAHLKETSLYSLAVKVKLEDPKAFVQSFIKEDRRRRNLCQM, encoded by the coding sequence ATGAAAAAATCTGTTATTGAATTTAATAACTTTAGCTTTCAATATAGAGTACAATATGAACCTACTTTAAAAAACATTAACTTAACTATTTATGAAGGTGAAAAGGTACTCATCTTAGGTCCTTCTGGTTCAGGAAAAAGTACCTTAGGTGCTACTTTAAATGGCCTTATTCCTTTTAGAGCAGAAGGTACATCAACTGGTAGTTTAAAAATCAATGGTAAAGAAACTGCCACTCTTAGTTTATTCGAACTTTCTCAAATGGTGGGGACGGTTCTTCAAGATCCTGATAGTCAGTTTATTGGACTTACTGTAGGCGAGGATATGGCCTTTAGCCTAGAAAATAAATGTATCGCACAAAATGAGATGAAGAAAAAAGTAAGTGAAGTAGCTTCTATTGTAGAGGTAGATGACTTTCTAAATGTGGCACCTCACTCTTTATCTGGCGGGCAAAAACAACGTGTTACTTTAGGCGGTACCCTTGTAAGTGATGCCGATATCTTGCTTTTTGATGAACCTTTAGCTAACCTCGATCCAGCTACTGGTGAAAAGGCTATTGACCTAATTCATCAAGTACATGAGCAGACTGGTAAGACTATTATTATCATCGAACATCGTTTAGAAGATGTTTTACATCGACCTATAGACCGTATCATCGTTATGAACCAAGGTCATATTCTATTAGATACAACCCCAAATCGATTATTTAAAGAAGATACCCTTAAACAAAATGGTATTCGTGAACCACTTTATATTACAGCACTTAAGTATGCGGGATGTGATCTTAAAGCTTTTGATAAAGTTGAACCTTTAGATCAAATTAATCTTAAAGGATGTAAAGAAAAACTTGAAGCTTTTATGAATAATACATTAGAAATTAAAGACAAAGTTAATGATGATGTGCTACTTGAATTTGAAGAAGTTAACTTTAGCTATGATAGAAGTAAAGCTTTACTTAAAGATATTAACTTAAAACTTTATAAGGGTGAGATACTAAGTATCGTAGGCAAAAATGGCGCTGGTAAGTCTACACTTTCAAAACTGATTTGTGGTTTTTATAAACCTACTAAAGGTAGACTACTCCTTAAAGGACAGGATATGAAGCACTTAACCATTAAAGAACGCTGCGAATCTATCGGTGTTGTACTTCAAAATCCAAATCAAATGATTTCTAAACCAATGCTTTATGATGAAGTTGCACTTGCGCTTCGTAATCAAGGTTTACCTGAAGCCGAAGTAAAAGCTCGAGTTTATGAAACACTTAAAGTATGTGGTCTCTATCAAATGCGTCATTGGCCTATTTCAGCCCTGAGCTTTGGCCAAAAGAAACGTGTAACGATTGCTTCTATTTTAGTAAGTAAACCCGAAATTCTTATTTTAGATGAACCAACTGCCGGACAAGACTTTAAGCATTATACAGAGATGATGGAATTCTTGAAGTCACTTAATGATGACGGCATTACAATCATCATGATTACTCATGATATGCACTTAATGTTAGAGTATACAGACCGTGCTATTGTTTTAGCTGATGGTAAAATTTTAGCTGATGATACTGTGACTCATGTGCTTACAACTTCAACCATCATTACACCAGCTCATCTTAAAGAGACTTCTTTATATTCACTTGCAGTTAAAGTAAAACTTGAAGACCCTAAAGCTTTTGTTCAAAGCTTTATTAAAGAAGATAGAAGGAGAAGAAATCTATGCCAAATGTAA
- a CDS encoding radical SAM/SPASM domain-containing protein, translated as MEKPITAVWEITMGCNMQCKHCGSSCTSALQGELSTDEALTLCAEIGELGLEWITLSGGEPTTRNDWHKIAKALNENGVVPNMITNGWAFSEEEACKAEEAGINTIAISIDGLQQSHDYIRKEGSFERSMKAFEYLKHTSVHTAAITTIHNKNIHELHQIKEILIDKGVERWQLQIGLPMGNMAHHKELVTPPQIINEIIDFAYEETQKGDIIIDLADCIGYFNAKELIVREKNSGNLGYGWDGCGAGRYNLGILHNGDIIGCVSIRDKELIEGNIRSESLRSIWEREDAFSWNRQLTKDKLKGHCKKCRYGAICKGGCTNSRLVHKGSIYEENKYCSYGMVMDQAEAVLRNVENPSELLEKAMKFLLNEKHQLAETALSLYLEYEPNDIEAQKNYGYIQFMLENYEESKRCNEVILKVNPKDVYALKGLGLALAKMGEVEAGIEHLKKAIEYTDHSFLDPYYDLAVILVENNYEEEAKTLIKETTLKYKEFKTYQQMFNEKLGVS; from the coding sequence ATGGAAAAACCAATCACAGCAGTGTGGGAAATTACCATGGGGTGTAATATGCAATGTAAGCATTGTGGATCTAGCTGCACATCAGCATTACAAGGAGAATTAAGTACAGACGAAGCCTTAACCTTATGTGCTGAAATAGGGGAATTAGGTTTAGAATGGATTACATTATCAGGGGGAGAACCTACTACTAGAAACGACTGGCATAAAATAGCGAAGGCATTAAATGAAAATGGTGTTGTACCCAATATGATAACAAACGGTTGGGCATTTTCAGAAGAAGAGGCCTGCAAGGCAGAAGAGGCAGGCATTAATACTATAGCAATTAGTATAGATGGACTTCAACAAAGTCATGACTATATTAGAAAAGAAGGTTCTTTTGAGCGTTCCATGAAGGCATTTGAATACTTAAAGCATACTTCTGTACATACAGCAGCCATTACTACAATTCATAATAAGAATATACATGAATTACATCAAATAAAAGAGATTCTAATAGATAAAGGCGTTGAAAGATGGCAACTTCAAATTGGATTACCAATGGGGAATATGGCGCATCATAAAGAATTAGTGACTCCACCGCAAATAATCAATGAAATTATTGATTTTGCCTATGAAGAAACTCAAAAGGGCGATATCATTATTGACTTAGCTGATTGTATAGGTTATTTCAATGCTAAGGAATTGATAGTTAGGGAGAAAAACTCGGGGAACTTAGGATATGGTTGGGATGGATGCGGAGCGGGAAGATATAATCTTGGCATTCTACACAATGGAGATATTATAGGATGCGTATCTATTAGAGATAAGGAATTAATAGAAGGCAATATAAGAAGTGAATCATTACGCTCTATTTGGGAAAGAGAAGATGCTTTTAGCTGGAATCGTCAATTAACTAAGGACAAGCTGAAAGGTCACTGCAAAAAATGTAGATACGGAGCAATCTGTAAAGGTGGATGTACTAATTCTAGATTAGTTCATAAGGGCAGTATCTATGAAGAGAATAAATATTGTTCATATGGGATGGTAATGGATCAAGCAGAAGCTGTATTAAGAAATGTAGAGAATCCATCTGAGCTTTTGGAGAAAGCAATGAAATTCTTACTCAATGAAAAGCATCAATTAGCAGAAACTGCATTAAGTCTGTATTTAGAGTATGAACCTAATGATATAGAGGCACAAAAAAATTACGGGTATATTCAGTTTATGTTGGAGAATTACGAGGAATCTAAAAGATGCAATGAGGTTATTTTGAAGGTGAATCCAAAGGATGTATATGCTTTGAAAGGCTTAGGCTTAGCATTAGCTAAGATGGGAGAAGTAGAAGCAGGAATAGAGCATTTAAAAAAGGCTATTGAGTACACAGATCATAGCTTTCTAGATCCCTATTATGATTTGGCAGTTATTTTAGTTGAAAACAATTATGAAGAGGAAGCTAAAACACTTATTAAAGAAACAACACTAAAATATAAAGAGTTTAAAACTTATCAACAAATGTTTAATGAAAAATTAGGGGTGTCCTAA